Proteins encoded in a region of the Paenibacillus sp. E222 genome:
- a CDS encoding ATP-grasp domain-containing protein has translation MNQRPDLAVRRLKKATEREDVLYRGWMLRPEEYELLYEALESKNLYLINTPEQYKHCHYLPESYDVIKGYTPRSVWVPMSDIQASPDAVKEAARQFGNQPIIVKDYVKSRKHEWKEACYIPDAADEEHMKQIVHNFVTLQGEELNAGLVFREYVQLEFLSYHDQSGMPLSREMRVFMMDGKPAYISNYWDDGQDEAFKEAFISFLDIAQSIQSRFFTMDFAKMEGGSWIILELGDGQVAGLPDYADPLTFYKQLKRALV, from the coding sequence GTGAACCAGCGACCGGATCTCGCGGTGAGACGGCTGAAGAAAGCAACAGAACGAGAGGACGTGTTATATCGCGGCTGGATGCTGAGACCGGAAGAGTATGAGCTACTATATGAGGCCCTGGAGTCAAAAAATCTATATCTCATTAACACACCGGAGCAATATAAGCATTGCCATTACTTGCCCGAGTCATATGACGTAATCAAAGGATATACACCGCGCTCCGTCTGGGTGCCTATGTCAGATATCCAGGCTTCTCCAGATGCCGTTAAGGAGGCCGCGCGCCAGTTTGGTAATCAGCCGATTATCGTTAAGGATTACGTAAAATCTCGTAAACATGAGTGGAAGGAAGCCTGTTACATCCCAGATGCTGCGGATGAGGAGCATATGAAGCAGATTGTGCATAACTTTGTGACGTTACAAGGTGAGGAATTGAATGCAGGGCTTGTGTTCAGGGAGTATGTTCAGTTGGAGTTTCTATCCTACCACGATCAGAGCGGCATGCCGTTGTCCCGGGAGATGCGTGTGTTTATGATGGACGGTAAGCCTGCATACATTTCAAACTATTGGGATGACGGTCAGGACGAAGCATTCAAGGAAGCATTTATTTCGTTTCTGGACATTGCCCAATCGATTCAAAGTCGTTTCTTCACAATGGATTTTGCCAAGATGGAAGGCGGATCCTGGATTATTCTCGAACTAGGTGACGGACAGGTTGCGGGTTTACCGGATTATGCTGACCCGTTGACGTTTTATAAGCAATTGAAAAGAGCATTAGTGTAA
- a CDS encoding VOC family protein — protein MKLERLDHLVLTVENLEATIAFYTNVLGMQVVEFGQGRKALQFGQQKINLHERGKEFEPKAHIPTPGSADLCFLVSTPLEEVIAHLTQQNTKIEEGPVKRTGALGPICSVYIRDPNGNLIELSNALYA, from the coding sequence ATGAAATTAGAACGACTTGATCATCTCGTGTTAACCGTAGAGAATCTGGAAGCAACGATTGCATTTTATACGAATGTATTAGGCATGCAGGTAGTTGAATTCGGCCAGGGCCGAAAAGCGTTACAGTTTGGACAGCAGAAAATCAATCTGCATGAGCGGGGCAAAGAGTTTGAACCGAAAGCTCATATCCCCACGCCGGGTTCAGCAGATCTTTGTTTTCTGGTCAGCACGCCGTTGGAGGAAGTCATTGCGCATTTAACACAACAGAACACGAAGATCGAAGAAGGACCGGTAAAACGCACAGGTGCACTGGGGCCAATCTGTTCGGTGTATATACGTGACCCTAACGGTAATCTGATCGAACTATCCAATGCTTTGTATGCATAA
- a CDS encoding stalk domain-containing protein, whose protein sequence is MRSINPSNNIAKEKRRSTSRLNHRPNGKGKTARRFAIAMAAALVVSSLLIELADEQTTHAATNVQHSASNTSVPSNAANAEKKLHYTAVEGAYYYTVALRSDGSVWTWGRNLFGELGVSENIRYRHTSSPIRIPVLSNVTAISAAGGGINAAVQADGTVWEWGAGKLPSKVESINSAKDVVSGSFTVALLQNGTVWSWQRPNAQGINSDDLIRKPHEINGLKDVIQVGSAGLHGYALKKDGSVWTWNEPNESGKILSKPTKIKGLTNISSITSTDTSLLALDKNGKVWGLDETGKAFAFHYDFKVKKMDGNSQYMLLLTTSGEVYSYGRSVNGKEGKVNHLSGITDISAGYYHSLALSSDGAVWGWGSDKYEEAGAPATSSGGMVYKPVQAKIGTDVYLNGELFQSMYAAVETAKTVQLPIKAIAAALGAEFEIHQVEGSLNHYTLTYDNRTITIQPNETQYVITSADVSGERVMQLPEPINNYSGATTVPFEVLRGLGLNVSWDSEKAMLTIDDADKKESGS, encoded by the coding sequence ATGCGTTCGATTAACCCATCCAATAACATAGCAAAAGAAAAACGACGCTCTACTTCACGCTTGAATCATAGACCCAATGGGAAAGGTAAAACGGCCCGCCGATTCGCCATTGCCATGGCTGCAGCATTAGTTGTATCAAGTCTGTTGATTGAGCTGGCAGATGAGCAAACGACTCACGCAGCCACTAACGTACAGCATTCCGCCAGTAACACTTCTGTTCCATCGAATGCAGCAAACGCAGAGAAGAAACTCCACTATACCGCTGTAGAGGGGGCTTATTATTACACAGTCGCCTTAAGAAGTGATGGTTCGGTCTGGACCTGGGGCCGCAATCTCTTTGGAGAGCTGGGTGTGAGCGAGAACATTCGATATCGTCATACGTCTAGTCCAATCCGAATACCGGTACTATCTAATGTAACAGCTATTTCAGCCGCCGGTGGTGGAATCAACGCAGCCGTTCAGGCGGATGGAACGGTCTGGGAGTGGGGTGCTGGCAAACTACCAAGCAAAGTCGAAAGCATCAACTCTGCGAAGGATGTAGTGAGTGGTTCTTTTACTGTCGCCCTTCTCCAGAACGGGACAGTCTGGTCATGGCAGCGCCCTAACGCTCAAGGAATCAATTCAGATGATCTCATACGTAAACCGCATGAGATTAACGGACTGAAAGATGTTATCCAGGTTGGATCCGCAGGTCTCCATGGATATGCTCTGAAGAAAGATGGCTCCGTATGGACGTGGAACGAGCCCAACGAATCCGGTAAAATCCTGTCCAAACCTACCAAGATAAAAGGTCTGACCAACATATCTTCGATCACAAGTACAGATACGTCCCTGCTTGCACTGGATAAGAACGGGAAAGTCTGGGGTTTGGACGAGACAGGGAAAGCATTCGCCTTTCATTACGACTTCAAGGTGAAAAAGATGGATGGAAATTCGCAATATATGTTATTACTCACGACATCCGGTGAGGTATATAGCTACGGAAGGAGCGTGAACGGCAAAGAAGGCAAAGTAAACCATTTATCCGGCATTACTGATATTTCAGCAGGATATTACCACAGTCTTGCCTTATCCTCGGATGGAGCCGTCTGGGGCTGGGGAAGTGATAAATACGAGGAAGCGGGTGCACCTGCAACGTCATCTGGTGGCATGGTCTACAAACCCGTTCAAGCCAAAATTGGCACAGATGTATATCTGAACGGTGAGTTGTTCCAGTCGATGTATGCCGCTGTTGAAACGGCTAAGACCGTGCAACTGCCCATCAAAGCCATCGCAGCAGCACTCGGAGCAGAATTTGAGATTCACCAGGTGGAAGGTAGCCTGAACCACTATACGTTAACATATGACAATCGGACAATCACAATCCAACCTAACGAAACACAGTATGTTATAACTTCCGCAGATGTGTCTGGGGAGAGAGTCATGCAGCTGCCTGAACCCATAAATAACTACTCGGGAGCAACCACAGTGCCTTTTGAGGTATTGCGTGGTTTGGGATTGAACGTGTCCTGGGATTCAGAGAAAGCAATGCTGACCATTGACGATGCTGATAAAAAAGAGTCAGGAAGCTAA
- a CDS encoding DinB family protein translates to MKFNEDVLWNQLQDVRQFTLQVCVAMNPEQVDVVPQGFNNSIRWNVGHIILDQDTWFHYLIADEAEIPTAYEKFFGFGTSPATWTEELPTWEELMERLKMQPEVLKRKFSGRLEEPLQRESELGMNTIGEIIPRTLYHEWYHLGYIQSIQRYISACTQ, encoded by the coding sequence ATGAAATTCAATGAGGATGTTCTTTGGAATCAACTGCAGGATGTAAGGCAATTTACGTTGCAGGTGTGCGTGGCCATGAATCCGGAACAAGTAGATGTGGTTCCTCAGGGTTTCAACAATTCCATTCGATGGAATGTGGGACATATCATTTTGGATCAGGATACGTGGTTTCATTATCTGATTGCTGATGAGGCGGAAATTCCGACGGCGTATGAGAAATTTTTTGGATTCGGGACAAGCCCTGCAACATGGACAGAAGAACTGCCAACGTGGGAGGAATTAATGGAGCGTTTGAAGATGCAGCCAGAGGTGCTAAAGCGCAAATTTTCCGGTCGTCTTGAAGAACCGCTGCAACGCGAGAGTGAACTTGGCATGAACACCATCGGGGAAATTATTCCGCGCACGCTTTATCATGAGTGGTATCATCTGGGGTACATTCAGTCGATACAAAGGTACATTAGCGCTTGCACACAATGA
- a CDS encoding DUF4362 domain-containing protein: MKRVLLTLSIALMMLTACEANDQTVDSPVIMNSFSEIIEPHNPEQAEQSGDVVVLLEGMRNKDKWNTFVKNVKNKQQDQVRVTMYTFEGGAIIHELIYDGSAIQATYDNSRDAYGSKQGMTTNTCKGIGTMKSEQGRVFYVLTGCEKEGSTFSIPK; this comes from the coding sequence ATGAAAAGAGTACTGCTCACGCTTTCGATAGCGTTAATGATGTTAACAGCCTGTGAGGCAAATGATCAGACAGTGGATTCTCCAGTAATCATGAATTCATTTTCGGAAATTATTGAGCCACATAACCCTGAGCAAGCGGAGCAAAGCGGGGATGTCGTTGTACTTCTCGAAGGCATGCGGAACAAGGATAAGTGGAACACATTTGTGAAGAATGTGAAGAACAAGCAGCAGGATCAGGTTCGTGTAACAATGTATACCTTTGAAGGTGGGGCCATTATCCATGAATTGATTTACGATGGCTCAGCGATTCAAGCGACTTATGATAACTCTAGGGATGCCTATGGCTCCAAACAGGGGATGACGACCAACACCTGCAAAGGGATTGGTACGATGAAGAGTGAGCAAGGACGTGTTTTTTACGTGTTAACCGGTTGTGAGAAGGAAGGGAGCACCTTTTCTATTCCCAAGTGA